From Candidatus Bathyanammoxibius amoris, the proteins below share one genomic window:
- a CDS encoding ATP-binding protein, whose amino-acid sequence MPRKILTRFGVNLLCWFMLVALLPLTIAGTVCYFFVKGQIKQDVFNELQVEAWGIQGDIAAILGENLARVEGFSSDGYIRDATRALTLQVEESQKIRQDLNIHLEVNKKSLDPGIIEVFVADTTGKIVASTSGGQAGKDISGKRYFTQPFLHFEQTGPVFGRETMPMDSTGEPDLIFSTLLTDKHLHTPIGIIANRVSIGVLLNTIRQSLYIPGEGTNPRDHSKIHILNKDHFVLATSGGLTDAHSRDIAGTSVIEKAFAENMAVIDTYKAPSGHWVLGAAVPVKETGWVILAERDYGAAFAPLGRIRNLFIILNCSAAVMAFLVAFFVSRNMGVAIRKLKDGTEIVAKGNLDHKIELKRKDELKDLGLSFNAMTGRLKEYTEQMAQRGKEVLESEKKYRTLVENLPQKIFYKDKDSVYVSCNENYARDLKIKPEEIAGKTDYGFYPKEVAEKHRAGDKRIMKLGKTEDIEEKYFRDGKEFFVYMVKTPVKDEKGNTVGILGIFWDITERKRMEDELKRTQKQLFQAEKMSSLGTLASGIAHEVNNPLSYAINNLELMKDYVRDIASIEGQQLDKKKVLHTLGEMQKCLDDTSAGTEQIRRIISTVYEFSHPGRDRLDHVDINKTVDAALEVVRHELKYKVKITKDYAELPEISSYPQYLVQVFTNLFLNAVHAIPDSGEIRIKTYRQGQAVCIEISDTGVGIPEEDLKRIFDPFFTTKDVGKGTGLGLSIVYNLVTKAEGDIEVSSTVGKGTTFKITLPLGAKADTSSPERG is encoded by the coding sequence ATGCCCAGAAAGATTTTAACACGTTTTGGCGTGAACCTGCTTTGCTGGTTCATGCTGGTTGCGTTGTTGCCTTTAACGATTGCGGGCACGGTATGCTACTTTTTTGTTAAAGGCCAGATCAAGCAGGACGTGTTTAACGAGCTGCAGGTAGAGGCATGGGGCATTCAAGGTGATATAGCCGCCATCCTGGGTGAAAACCTGGCCAGGGTTGAGGGCTTTAGTTCAGACGGGTACATCAGAGATGCCACCAGGGCTCTGACGCTCCAGGTAGAGGAATCACAAAAGATAAGGCAGGACCTCAATATACACCTCGAGGTGAACAAAAAGAGCCTTGACCCGGGTATTATCGAGGTCTTTGTCGCAGACACTACCGGGAAGATTGTCGCCTCGACGTCCGGTGGCCAGGCCGGGAAAGACATTTCAGGGAAACGGTATTTCACACAGCCATTTCTCCATTTTGAACAGACCGGCCCCGTTTTTGGCAGGGAAACAATGCCGATGGACAGTACCGGTGAACCGGACCTTATTTTCTCTACCTTACTAACCGATAAGCACCTGCATACGCCGATAGGTATTATAGCCAACAGGGTTTCGATAGGCGTACTGCTGAATACCATAAGGCAAAGTCTGTATATCCCCGGCGAAGGTACAAATCCGAGGGACCATAGCAAGATTCACATCTTAAACAAAGACCACTTTGTACTGGCAACGTCAGGCGGGTTAACGGACGCGCATTCGAGGGATATTGCCGGTACGTCCGTGATAGAAAAGGCGTTTGCAGAGAACATGGCAGTGATTGACACGTATAAAGCCCCCTCGGGGCATTGGGTGCTGGGTGCAGCAGTACCTGTCAAAGAGACAGGTTGGGTAATATTGGCCGAGAGGGACTACGGCGCTGCCTTTGCCCCCCTTGGCAGGATTCGGAACCTGTTTATTATACTTAACTGTTCTGCGGCGGTTATGGCGTTCCTGGTCGCCTTTTTTGTCTCAAGAAACATGGGCGTTGCCATCAGAAAACTCAAAGACGGCACTGAAATAGTTGCCAAGGGAAACCTCGACCACAAGATAGAACTGAAGCGAAAGGATGAACTCAAGGACCTGGGCCTCTCCTTTAACGCGATGACCGGCAGGTTAAAGGAATATACGGAGCAAATGGCGCAAAGGGGGAAAGAGGTCCTGGAAAGTGAAAAGAAGTACAGAACACTGGTTGAAAACCTGCCGCAAAAGATATTCTATAAGGATAAAGATTCGGTCTACGTCTCTTGCAACGAAAACTACGCGCGAGACCTGAAGATCAAGCCTGAGGAGATAGCCGGAAAGACAGATTATGGCTTTTACCCGAAGGAGGTGGCCGAAAAACACAGGGCGGGCGACAAAAGAATTATGAAATTGGGGAAGACGGAAGACATAGAAGAGAAATACTTTCGTGATGGAAAAGAGTTTTTTGTCTATATGGTCAAAACACCCGTTAAGGATGAAAAAGGCAATACCGTCGGCATACTCGGTATCTTCTGGGACATCACCGAGCGCAAGCGGATGGAGGACGAGCTGAAAAGGACGCAGAAACAGCTCTTTCAGGCGGAAAAGATGTCCTCTCTCGGCACGCTTGCATCGGGTATAGCACATGAAGTAAATAACCCCTTGAGCTATGCAATAAACAATCTCGAACTGATGAAGGACTATGTTAGAGATATTGCCTCTATTGAGGGGCAGCAGTTGGATAAGAAGAAGGTTCTCCACACGTTGGGGGAGATGCAGAAATGCCTGGACGACACCAGCGCGGGGACGGAACAGATACGGCGGATAATCTCAACCGTGTATGAGTTCTCACATCCCGGACGGGACAGACTCGACCACGTTGACATAAACAAGACGGTAGATGCCGCTCTGGAGGTCGTACGGCACGAACTCAAGTACAAGGTAAAGATAACGAAGGACTATGCCGAGCTTCCGGAGATATCGTCCTATCCCCAGTATCTGGTCCAGGTCTTTACAAACCTGTTTCTGAATGCGGTCCATGCCATCCCTGACTCCGGGGAAATACGCATCAAGACCTACCGGCAGGGGCAGGCGGTCTGCATCGAAATAAGTGACACGGGCGTAGGCATTCCGGAAGAGGATCTAAAGAGAATATTTGACCCGTTCTTCACCACGAAAGACGTGGGCAAGGGTACGGGGCTTGGATTGAGCATCGTTTACAACCTGGTCACAAAGGCGGAGGGTGACATAGAGGTGTCGAGCACCGTCGGGAAAGGTACGACGTTTAAGATAACCT